The following are from one region of the Carnobacterium gallinarum DSM 4847 genome:
- a CDS encoding LacI family DNA-binding transcriptional regulator, translating to MNKKTVSIKEIAKLSGVSVATVSRVINNNGRFSEETRKKVLKVIKETNYETNSIAKSLRMRKSNTIGILVPDISNSFFANVVQEIESILFEQGYSTIICNTDRNEEKELAYLRMLEGKMIDGLIVISGVKEFGTATMNKTIPLICIDRKPQDTQNTIIIESNHYQGGFIATEELIKQGCKNIAIIIHRDFLSSSKERLAGYKDALKKNNLAFNPDNVIHIKATGNVSRTEIAKQALVERFKQGEFFDGIFALNDRLAIGAIHAAKEYQLNIPVDLKIVGFDNDPISKYCSPTLSTIKQDNRVIAQQACTSLLLAIDTNYAEIEKHQVIPVSLIVREST from the coding sequence ATGAATAAAAAAACTGTTTCAATTAAAGAGATTGCGAAACTTAGCGGGGTTTCTGTAGCAACCGTTTCAAGAGTCATTAATAATAATGGTCGTTTTTCAGAAGAAACACGTAAAAAAGTTTTAAAAGTCATTAAAGAAACCAATTATGAGACAAACAGTATTGCTAAAAGTTTGCGAATGAGAAAATCCAATACAATTGGGATTTTAGTTCCAGATATTAGCAACTCTTTTTTTGCCAATGTGGTTCAGGAAATTGAAAGCATTTTATTTGAACAAGGTTATTCAACGATTATTTGTAATACGGATCGTAATGAGGAAAAAGAGCTGGCTTATCTGCGGATGTTAGAAGGCAAAATGATTGATGGCTTAATTGTGATTTCTGGGGTAAAAGAGTTTGGTACGGCAACTATGAATAAGACTATTCCCTTAATTTGTATTGATCGTAAACCGCAAGATACTCAGAATACGATTATCATTGAATCGAATCACTATCAGGGAGGATTTATTGCCACTGAAGAGTTAATTAAGCAAGGGTGTAAAAATATTGCCATTATTATTCATCGTGATTTTCTGTCATCATCGAAGGAACGTTTGGCGGGTTACAAAGATGCTTTAAAGAAGAATAATCTTGCATTTAACCCTGATAATGTGATTCATATAAAGGCAACTGGCAACGTTTCGCGAACAGAAATTGCGAAACAAGCATTAGTTGAACGGTTTAAGCAAGGTGAATTTTTTGATGGAATCTTTGCTTTAAATGATCGTTTAGCAATTGGAGCTATTCATGCAGCGAAGGAGTATCAATTGAACATCCCAGTGGATCTTAAGATTGTGGGATTCGATAATGATCCTATTTCTAAATATTGTAGTCCAACTTTATCCACTATTAAGCAGGATAATCGTGTGATTGCTCAACAAGCATGTACGTCGTTATTACTAGCAATTGACACGAACTATGCTGAAATAGAAAAACATCAAGTCATTCCGGTGAGCTTGATTGTTCGAGAGTCAACTTAA
- a CDS encoding TetR/AcrR family transcriptional regulator, which yields MAKLTQEKILTMTEMIIYEKGMEKTTLYDIAKRLGVTHAALYKHYKNKEDLFQKLALHWLAETSDPILAWKPEASLTKTEALHEWLWLLAQTKKALYKTDKRMFLLYTDYIEKNSDLVTQHLHHLAKKAEEISGWINFGEAILTAFVYFHNPYFANRWENDGYLELFEKLWQLLLQTKEN from the coding sequence ATGGCAAAATTAACACAGGAAAAAATATTAACTATGACTGAAATGATTATTTATGAAAAAGGCATGGAAAAGACAACACTTTATGATATTGCCAAACGCTTAGGTGTCACTCATGCAGCGCTGTATAAGCATTATAAAAATAAAGAAGACTTATTTCAAAAATTAGCACTACATTGGCTTGCTGAAACTTCTGACCCTATTTTAGCTTGGAAACCAGAAGCTTCGCTGACTAAAACCGAAGCTTTACATGAGTGGCTTTGGTTATTAGCACAGACAAAAAAAGCTCTCTATAAAACAGATAAACGGATGTTTCTACTTTATACAGATTACATTGAAAAAAATTCTGACTTAGTGACGCAGCATCTACACCATCTCGCAAAAAAAGCCGAAGAAATCAGCGGATGGATCAATTTTGGTGAAGCAATCCTAACAGCTTTTGTTTACTTCCATAATCCTTATTTTGCCAACCGTTGGGAAAATGATGGCTATTTAGAATTATTTGAAAAACTTTGGCAGCTATTATTGCAAACTAAAGAAAATTAA
- a CDS encoding iron-hydroxamate ABC transporter substrate-binding protein has product MKKNKIVIWTALILMLVLAGCRNTENQKAGSSSETTSAVAEPRELKDFLGNQVSVPATPKRVIGSYLEDYLVALGVTPVAQWSVNDGKSIQNYLEGSLKNVPTIAHDLPFEAVTSFKPDLLLISSSGTVEGGKYDQYAKIAPTYVVENGETVNWRDQLIEVGNVLNKKADAEKVLKEYDEKTKTAKADIKKATAGESAAVIWVVNNAAFMVSEKTSSGAVLYGELGLKVPNLVKEISEKATANWSAVSLEKLAELDADNIFLVNSDRANGAAMLEDAIWKNIPAVKNGRVYEFGPETSWLYTGPIANGQIIDDVLASLVKKDR; this is encoded by the coding sequence ATGAAGAAAAATAAAATAGTGATTTGGACAGCTCTAATACTAATGTTAGTTTTAGCTGGGTGTCGAAATACAGAAAATCAAAAGGCCGGCTCAAGTAGTGAGACAACGAGTGCTGTAGCAGAACCAAGGGAATTAAAGGATTTTTTAGGAAATCAAGTTAGTGTTCCGGCAACACCAAAGCGTGTGATTGGCTCGTATTTAGAAGATTATCTGGTTGCATTGGGTGTTACGCCAGTTGCTCAATGGTCGGTAAATGACGGAAAATCCATTCAAAATTATTTGGAAGGTTCACTAAAAAATGTTCCAACAATTGCCCATGATTTACCTTTTGAAGCTGTAACTAGCTTTAAGCCAGACTTGTTATTAATTTCCTCATCAGGAACAGTTGAAGGTGGCAAATACGATCAATATGCGAAAATTGCGCCAACTTATGTTGTGGAAAATGGTGAAACGGTAAATTGGCGGGATCAATTAATCGAAGTTGGGAACGTTTTGAATAAAAAAGCAGATGCTGAAAAAGTTTTAAAAGAATATGATGAAAAAACGAAAACAGCTAAAGCGGATATCAAAAAAGCTACAGCAGGTGAATCTGCAGCTGTTATTTGGGTAGTAAACAATGCCGCATTTATGGTAAGTGAAAAAACTTCAAGTGGAGCGGTTTTATATGGTGAATTAGGTTTGAAAGTTCCTAATCTAGTTAAAGAAATTTCAGAGAAGGCAACGGCAAATTGGTCAGCTGTTTCTTTAGAAAAATTAGCCGAGTTAGATGCGGATAACATTTTCTTAGTCAATAGTGATCGTGCCAATGGTGCAGCAATGTTAGAGGATGCTATTTGGAAAAATATTCCAGCTGTAAAAAATGGACGGGTGTATGAATTTGGTCCTGAGACAAGTTGGTTATATACAGGTCCAATTGCCAATGGTCAAATTATTGATGATGTCTTAGCAAGTTTAGTGAAGAAAGATAGATAA
- a CDS encoding ABC transporter ATP-binding protein: MTAITTEHLIASYGNKPIIHDLTLEIPEKKITTLIGPNGCGKSTLLKSISRLLKTQSGSIYLDGQKIQHYKTKALAKKMAILPQSMEVPEGLTVFELVSYGRFPYQKGFGTLSTLDHEKIHWAIEMTGLSSIKNQNVDALSGGQRQRVWIAMALAQDTNILILDEPTTYLDMAHQLDILLLLEKLNQDEERTIIMAIHDLNHASRFAHHMIAMKDGALVTAGTPKEVMTVANLKTIFDIEATLIPSPQNGNPICLTYELSTETTI; the protein is encoded by the coding sequence ATGACTGCCATTACAACTGAACATCTAATCGCCAGTTATGGAAACAAACCAATTATTCACGATTTAACTTTAGAAATTCCCGAAAAAAAAATAACCACCTTAATCGGACCAAATGGATGTGGGAAATCCACATTATTAAAATCAATTTCTAGATTACTAAAAACACAAAGTGGATCCATTTATCTGGATGGTCAAAAAATTCAACACTATAAAACAAAAGCATTAGCCAAAAAAATGGCGATTCTCCCTCAATCAATGGAAGTTCCTGAAGGACTAACGGTTTTTGAACTCGTTTCCTATGGACGTTTTCCCTATCAAAAGGGATTTGGTACGCTTTCCACTTTAGATCATGAAAAAATTCATTGGGCAATTGAGATGACTGGCTTAAGCTCAATCAAAAACCAAAATGTGGATGCTCTTTCTGGTGGACAACGACAACGTGTTTGGATTGCAATGGCATTAGCCCAAGATACAAACATTCTAATTTTAGATGAACCTACTACTTATTTAGATATGGCCCATCAATTGGATATTTTATTATTATTGGAAAAGTTAAATCAAGATGAAGAACGCACGATTATTATGGCGATTCATGATTTAAACCACGCTTCTCGCTTTGCCCATCATATGATTGCCATGAAAGACGGCGCTTTAGTCACTGCTGGTACACCAAAAGAAGTGATGACTGTTGCTAATTTAAAAACGATTTTTGATATTGAAGCAACCTTAATTCCCTCTCCACAAAATGGCAATCCGATTTGCCTTACCTACGAATTAAGCACCGAAACAACGATATAA
- a CDS encoding SDR family oxidoreductase, translating into MTKQTTKRVALIIGGTGGIGKSVVEKLAKEGFAVAIHYASNQGKANDLVKAIINQDGEAISVGGDSSNEEAMKEVFHSVEEHFGGIDVVVNTAGIMLLSPIASLELTDLDKIYQTNIRGTFIVSKYAAQNIRSGGALINFSTSVTKTQFPTYGAYVASKAAVESMTLILARELRGKDITVNAVAPGPTATPLFLDGKTEEAIQQLAQATPLERLGQPEDSAEIVAFLAGPARWINGQVLFTNGGLA; encoded by the coding sequence ATGACCAAGCAAACAACAAAACGGGTAGCACTTATTATTGGTGGGACTGGTGGAATTGGTAAATCAGTTGTAGAAAAGCTAGCCAAAGAAGGGTTTGCCGTAGCAATTCATTATGCAAGCAATCAAGGAAAAGCTAATGATTTGGTAAAAGCAATTATAAATCAAGATGGTGAAGCAATTAGTGTTGGTGGTGATAGTAGTAATGAAGAAGCGATGAAAGAAGTCTTTCATTCTGTTGAGGAACATTTCGGTGGGATTGATGTTGTAGTAAATACGGCAGGAATTATGTTGTTAAGTCCGATTGCTTCTTTAGAGCTAACGGATTTAGATAAAATCTATCAAACCAATATTCGTGGTACCTTTATTGTTTCTAAATATGCCGCTCAAAACATTCGTTCAGGCGGTGCATTAATTAATTTTTCAACATCTGTAACTAAGACACAATTTCCAACTTATGGTGCTTATGTTGCAAGTAAGGCAGCGGTGGAATCTATGACCTTAATTTTGGCTAGAGAATTACGAGGAAAAGATATTACCGTTAATGCCGTTGCTCCTGGTCCAACAGCAACCCCTCTATTTTTAGATGGAAAAACAGAAGAAGCCATCCAACAATTAGCACAGGCGACTCCCCTTGAACGTTTAGGACAACCAGAAGATAGTGCTGAAATAGTGGCATTTTTAGCAGGTCCAGCTCGTTGGATCAATGGACAAGTGCTTTTCACCAATGGTGGCTTAGCCTAA
- a CDS encoding nucleoside deaminase translates to MDYMKLAADATIDGMKKGFGGPFGATLVKDGEVIVSVSNTMMRDTDPSAHAEMVAIREACKKLGRIDLSDCEIYATCEPCPMCMGAILWAGIPKVYYSNTREDAAKHGFSDKHLREYLDGRNETHVEMIQRNDCPACDNLWQEFEQLQVEK, encoded by the coding sequence ATGGATTATATGAAATTAGCAGCAGATGCGACAATTGATGGCATGAAAAAAGGGTTTGGCGGTCCATTTGGCGCAACCTTAGTGAAGGATGGTGAAGTGATTGTCTCTGTTAGCAATACAATGATGCGAGATACAGATCCTTCTGCTCATGCAGAGATGGTAGCCATTCGTGAAGCTTGTAAGAAATTAGGGCGGATCGATTTATCAGATTGTGAGATTTATGCAACGTGTGAACCTTGTCCAATGTGTATGGGAGCGATTTTATGGGCAGGCATTCCTAAGGTTTATTATTCCAACACACGCGAAGATGCAGCAAAACATGGGTTTTCAGATAAGCATTTACGAGAGTATCTAGATGGACGTAATGAAACACACGTGGAGATGATTCAACGGAATGATTGCCCAGCTTGCGACAATCTATGGCAAGAATTTGAACAGTTACAAGTTGAAAAATAA
- the rpiB gene encoding ribose 5-phosphate isomerase B, translating into MKLAIGSDHVGIELKPAIIEYVKELGHKVEDFGPYSAERTDYPIYGKKVAEEVAAGNFDGGILICGTGVGISITANKVQGIRAVVCSEPYSAKLSKEHNNTNIVAFGSRVIGSELAKMIVKEWLEAEFEGGRHENRVKMITDIEKIN; encoded by the coding sequence ATGAAACTAGCAATTGGCAGCGATCATGTAGGAATTGAGTTAAAACCAGCGATTATTGAATATGTGAAAGAATTAGGTCATAAGGTTGAGGATTTTGGACCCTATTCAGCAGAGCGCACAGATTATCCGATTTATGGTAAAAAAGTTGCAGAAGAAGTAGCCGCTGGGAATTTTGATGGTGGGATTTTGATTTGCGGAACAGGTGTTGGGATTTCGATTACAGCTAACAAAGTTCAAGGAATCCGAGCGGTTGTTTGTAGTGAACCTTATTCAGCAAAATTATCCAAAGAACATAATAATACCAACATTGTTGCCTTTGGTTCGCGAGTTATTGGTAGTGAATTAGCTAAAATGATTGTCAAAGAATGGTTAGAGGCTGAATTTGAAGGTGGCCGTCACGAGAATCGAGTGAAGATGATTACTGATATTGAAAAAATAAACTGA
- the rpe gene encoding ribulose-phosphate 3-epimerase has translation MNKLICPSMMCADFSQLKEEVQQLDQAGTDIFHIDFMDGVFVPNFGMGLQDFELIRKSTEKLVDVHLMIQHPAEYVERFADMGADIIYFHPEADQHPARTLDKIRAKDKKAGIAINPGTSIETIQELLPLVDYLMVMTVNPGFAGQKYLGYVDQKIEKLATLKNQHHYEIMVDGAISSERIRNLSQKGVTGFVLGTSALFGKEQSYQEIITQLKGGN, from the coding sequence ATGAATAAATTAATTTGTCCGTCAATGATGTGTGCTGATTTTAGTCAATTAAAAGAGGAGGTCCAACAGTTAGATCAAGCGGGTACAGATATTTTCCATATTGATTTTATGGATGGTGTCTTTGTTCCTAATTTTGGGATGGGCTTACAAGATTTTGAATTGATTCGTAAATCCACTGAGAAGTTAGTCGATGTGCATTTGATGATTCAACATCCAGCGGAATATGTGGAAAGGTTTGCAGATATGGGAGCGGATATTATTTATTTTCATCCAGAAGCAGATCAACATCCTGCGCGAACGTTAGACAAGATACGTGCAAAAGACAAAAAGGCTGGGATTGCTATTAATCCTGGAACATCGATTGAAACAATTCAAGAGTTATTGCCATTAGTGGATTATTTAATGGTAATGACCGTAAATCCTGGTTTTGCTGGACAAAAATATTTAGGCTATGTCGATCAAAAAATTGAAAAATTAGCGACATTAAAAAATCAGCATCATTATGAGATTATGGTGGATGGAGCAATTTCTTCAGAGCGTATTCGTAATTTAAGTCAAAAAGGTGTCACGGGATTCGTTTTGGGAACTTCGGCACTATTTGGTAAGGAACAAAGTTATCAAGAAATTATTACCCAATTAAAAGGAGGAAATTAA
- a CDS encoding DUF3130 family protein — translation MTEIKHDSQKALAFSSGLVLPSMAPYSVGNTSISASDGSAVKDSQSVLTQLTNLTEKFETSTQTDGKNILAMSDSYEKTDAEIKQVFSK, via the coding sequence ATGACCGAGATTAAACATGATTCACAAAAAGCGCTTGCTTTTTCTAGTGGATTGGTTCTGCCTTCAATGGCACCCTATTCAGTTGGGAATACATCCATTTCCGCTTCTGATGGAAGTGCAGTGAAAGACAGCCAAAGTGTTCTTACACAATTAACGAATCTCACGGAAAAATTTGAAACTAGTACTCAAACTGATGGGAAAAATATTCTAGCAATGAGTGATTCTTATGAGAAAACCGATGCAGAAATAAAGCAGGTATTTTCTAAATGA
- a CDS encoding FecCD family ABC transporter permease, translating to MNQENTLLPIQKKYRTRSIWILSFGLCLLLFVMLLSISLGAANIDFQTVIKALTDFQKEETSQQIIRSIRIPRVIGAALVGGSLAVAGAMMQGMTKNPLADSGLLGLNAGASLMMAISFAFFPKLPYLYLILLAFLGAGLGALLVYGIGSLGRGGFTPLRLILAGTAVSALLASLSQAISLYKNTGQDLAFWYVGGTASATWENLKIMTPWLIVAFIGAIFLAKSITLLNLGEEVAISLGQNVTLIRFLGMGIVLILAGASVSVVGPIGFVGLLIPHMTRSLVGNDYRLVIPCSALLGGVLVVLADLGARLINPPFETPFGALISLIGIPFFLYLARNGGRSV from the coding sequence ATGAATCAAGAAAATACACTACTACCTATTCAAAAAAAATACCGTACTCGCTCTATTTGGATTTTATCATTTGGACTGTGCTTGTTACTTTTTGTGATGCTCTTATCAATCTCTTTAGGTGCAGCCAATATTGATTTTCAAACTGTCATTAAGGCCCTAACTGATTTTCAAAAAGAAGAAACTAGTCAGCAAATTATTCGGAGCATCCGAATTCCACGAGTAATAGGTGCAGCTCTTGTTGGCGGAAGTCTGGCTGTAGCTGGAGCAATGATGCAGGGAATGACCAAAAATCCATTAGCCGATTCTGGTCTGTTAGGCTTAAATGCCGGAGCTTCATTAATGATGGCAATCTCTTTTGCTTTTTTCCCAAAACTACCTTATCTTTATTTAATTTTATTGGCTTTTTTAGGTGCTGGGTTAGGTGCCTTGTTAGTTTATGGTATTGGCTCTCTTGGTCGAGGTGGTTTCACTCCTTTACGGCTAATCTTAGCTGGAACAGCTGTTAGTGCCTTATTAGCTTCCCTTAGCCAAGCTATTTCCCTCTATAAAAATACTGGACAAGACTTGGCTTTTTGGTATGTTGGTGGAACAGCTAGCGCTACATGGGAAAATCTAAAAATTATGACACCTTGGTTGATTGTTGCCTTTATCGGTGCTATTTTCTTAGCTAAATCCATCACCTTATTAAACCTTGGAGAAGAGGTTGCCATTAGTTTAGGTCAAAATGTCACTTTGATTCGTTTTTTAGGAATGGGGATTGTTTTAATTTTAGCAGGTGCCTCTGTATCAGTTGTTGGACCTATTGGTTTTGTTGGCTTACTTATCCCTCATATGACGCGTAGTTTGGTAGGAAATGATTATCGTTTAGTGATTCCTTGTTCTGCCCTCTTAGGTGGAGTATTAGTGGTGCTAGCTGATTTAGGTGCACGACTGATTAACCCTCCATTTGAAACGCCTTTTGGTGCCTTGATTTCTTTAATCGGTATTCCCTTCTTTCTTTATTTAGCGAGAAATGGAGGTCGTTCTGTATGA
- a CDS encoding pre-toxin TG domain-containing protein produces MDDLGNTKSFDKKTGTYTYVDCSGKDWYKKISDYNDVSPTQRIEIVQTDDYGYGLKVYIDGHYSKQASDNLMYAQSQDYLKEMGRTAVTMTGELTGAYDVYRLFTGKDPLTGDKTSRLEAGLWTAILLLPQAKMVMAAKELKAGNKALKGLNLTEKELKLLNKSGYFEDVGKLEKASGAGKLKNPEIGNKLDYLFGKAKGNKHNIQRSQTMQSELSKIGIYDTPSSRELLNNHLKNVVNDSSNILKIESRSYIAKELPGTPTVNYTATVRESFLKGPNGGVKIESVWDGDRLLTIIVKGGK; encoded by the coding sequence ATGGATGATTTAGGGAACACTAAATCATTTGATAAGAAAACTGGAACTTACACCTATGTCGATTGTTCTGGAAAAGACTGGTACAAGAAGATTTCTGACTATAACGACGTCTCCCCTACTCAGCGGATTGAGATTGTTCAAACGGATGACTACGGCTATGGATTGAAAGTTTATATTGATGGACATTATAGCAAACAAGCTTCGGATAATTTGATGTATGCCCAATCGCAAGACTATTTGAAAGAAATGGGTAGGACCGCTGTCACAATGACTGGAGAATTAACTGGTGCGTATGATGTTTACCGTCTATTCACTGGAAAAGATCCGCTAACGGGTGACAAAACGAGTCGTTTAGAAGCTGGACTTTGGACAGCCATCTTGTTATTACCTCAAGCAAAAATGGTGATGGCAGCGAAAGAACTAAAAGCTGGAAATAAGGCTCTTAAAGGGTTGAATTTGACAGAAAAAGAATTGAAACTGTTGAATAAATCTGGGTATTTTGAGGATGTTGGGAAGCTTGAGAAAGCTAGTGGGGCTGGAAAACTAAAAAATCCAGAGATAGGAAATAAACTTGACTATCTTTTCGGAAAAGCCAAGGGAAATAAACACAACATTCAAAGGTCACAAACTATGCAAAGTGAGTTAAGTAAGATTGGTATTTATGATACGCCAAGTAGCAGAGAACTTTTGAATAATCATTTGAAAAATGTAGTGAATGATTCTTCAAATATTTTAAAAATAGAATCTAGGAGCTATATAGCTAAGGAGTTACCTGGTACACCAACAGTAAATTATACAGCTACTGTAAGAGAGAGCTTTTTAAAAGGTCCTAACGGAGGCGTAAAAATAGAATCTGTTTGGGATGGAGATAGACTACTAACGATAATTGTTAAAGGTGGGAAATAA
- a CDS encoding T7SS effector LXG polymorphic toxin produces MTRFNYTEVKAAYAAVQTARVTYLPTFSKIEKTVDEFTTSPDLTGLGWDAAKEALSPYTVVSKALYNYHCDFGEISAAFLASFESEVGETTKVLDTDQLRDLQDRLNRIQQEKADLMENIATNILSGMMDTAGIGVFYKDFQIGQTQKKVDLLEKYETFETNHANDFTELVALGNELEQAMDDLGKSKSFDKKTGAYTYVDCSGKDWYKKISDYNTASPTQRIEIVQTDEYGYGLKVYIDGHYSKQASDNLMYAQSQDYLKEMGMTAVTMTGELTGAYDVYRLFTGKDPLTGDKTGRLEAGLWTAILLLPQAKMVMAAKELKAGNKALKGLNLTEKELKLLNKAEYFEDVGKLEKVSGTGTQIGKHSVETLNRDQTRTIVENLLDNGEISLKDLQNMIPEGTPNTFKPTDTMKNGAKYEFQLSDGQKAIVRWHEPDPVAAAKFPDSASGSRWTAQIKIGNKQVTIDGLWTKKQNLNEVHVPIQGR; encoded by the coding sequence ATGACTAGATTTAACTACACCGAAGTCAAGGCGGCATACGCGGCGGTTCAAACGGCACGAGTCACTTATTTACCGACCTTTTCAAAAATCGAAAAAACCGTTGATGAGTTCACCACTTCACCTGATTTAACAGGTCTTGGTTGGGATGCCGCCAAAGAAGCACTCTCCCCCTATACAGTTGTGTCGAAAGCGTTGTATAATTATCACTGTGACTTCGGTGAAATCTCCGCCGCCTTTCTCGCTAGTTTTGAAAGTGAAGTTGGCGAAACAACCAAGGTTTTAGATACTGATCAATTAAGAGATTTACAAGATAGACTGAATCGGATCCAACAAGAAAAAGCTGATTTAATGGAGAATATCGCCACTAATATTTTAAGTGGAATGATGGATACTGCTGGAATTGGTGTTTTTTACAAAGATTTTCAGATTGGACAAACCCAGAAAAAAGTCGATTTATTGGAAAAGTACGAAACCTTTGAAACCAATCATGCCAATGATTTTACGGAACTTGTGGCACTTGGAAATGAATTAGAACAGGCAATGGATGATTTAGGAAAAAGTAAGAGTTTTGATAAGAAAACTGGAGCTTACACCTATGTCGATTGTTCTGGAAAAGACTGGTATAAAAAGATTTCTGACTATAACACCGCCTCCCCTACTCAGCGGATTGAGATTGTCCAAACGGATGAATATGGCTATGGGTTGAAAGTTTATATCGATGGACATTACAGCAAACAAGCTTCGGACAATCTCATGTATGCCCAATCGCAAGACTATTTGAAGGAAATGGGGATGACCGCTGTCACAATGACTGGCGAATTAACCGGTGCATATGATGTTTACCGTCTATTCACTGGAAAAGATCCACTAACGGGTGATAAAACAGGGCGCTTAGAAGCGGGACTTTGGACAGCCATCTTGTTATTACCACAAGCCAAAATGGTCATGGCAGCGAAGGAATTAAAAGCTGGAAATAAGGCACTTAAAGGGTTAAATTTGACAGAAAAAGAATTGAAACTGTTGAATAAAGCTGAGTATTTTGAGGATGTTGGGAAACTTGAGAAAGTTAGTGGGACTGGAACACAGATTGGAAAACATTCTGTAGAAACTTTAAATAGAGACCAAACTAGGACAATAGTTGAAAATCTTTTAGACAATGGAGAAATAAGCTTAAAAGATTTACAAAATATGATTCCAGAAGGTACTCCAAATACATTTAAGCCTACAGATACAATGAAAAATGGTGCGAAATATGAATTTCAATTATCTGATGGTCAGAAAGCTATTGTTAGATGGCATGAACCGGATCCTGTTGCAGCAGCCAAGTTTCCAGATTCAGCATCAGGTTCAAGATGGACAGCTCAAATTAAGATAGGAAATAAACAAGTAACTATTGATGGATTATGGACGAAAAAGCAAAACTTAAATGAAGTTCATGTTCCAATTCAAGGGAGGTAA
- a CDS encoding FecCD family ABC transporter permease produces MSNRFKQKTYWLTIGLLLIFIGLCFLISMNTGLMTLSPNEIFQTLIGNGTSQQELILYDFRLPRISLAILVGAGLAISGCILQGVTRNPLADTGILGINAGAGIAVLLFVTYFSSASGSSVFLLPIIAFIGAAVATLLIYLLSYKKGEGITTTRFVLTGVAVAAGITALMIVFTLRLSPTKYQFITTWLAGSIWGSSWVFVWVLLLWLVILVPLAFRKAKVLDLFSLGEEATIGLGVNLEKERVILLSIAVAIAGVSVSVSGGIGFIGLLAPHLARQLVGSRHRYLLPLSALIGSSLLIVADTLGRVVISPAEMPAGILVSIIGAPYFLYILSRGEN; encoded by the coding sequence ATGAGTAATCGATTTAAGCAAAAAACTTATTGGCTAACGATTGGGCTATTACTAATTTTTATCGGGCTATGTTTTTTAATTAGCATGAATACAGGGCTAATGACGTTATCGCCAAATGAAATTTTTCAAACCTTAATTGGAAATGGAACCTCACAACAAGAATTAATCCTTTATGATTTTCGTTTGCCTAGAATTAGTTTAGCTATTTTAGTTGGTGCGGGCTTGGCTATTTCAGGCTGTATTTTACAAGGTGTCACTAGAAATCCTTTAGCTGATACAGGAATATTAGGAATTAACGCTGGAGCTGGAATTGCTGTTTTATTATTTGTCACTTACTTCTCTTCTGCCTCAGGTAGCTCCGTTTTTCTTTTACCTATCATTGCTTTTATTGGTGCAGCAGTAGCCACTCTGCTTATTTATCTGCTTTCATATAAAAAAGGCGAGGGCATTACAACAACTAGATTTGTGCTAACTGGGGTTGCAGTAGCTGCCGGGATTACTGCTTTAATGATTGTTTTCACTTTAAGATTATCACCAACTAAGTATCAATTTATTACAACTTGGCTTGCGGGGAGTATTTGGGGTTCTAGTTGGGTCTTTGTCTGGGTTCTTTTACTTTGGTTAGTTATCTTAGTTCCTTTAGCCTTTCGTAAAGCTAAAGTATTAGATTTATTTAGTTTAGGTGAAGAAGCCACTATTGGACTAGGCGTTAATTTAGAAAAAGAACGAGTGATACTATTAAGTATTGCGGTTGCAATTGCTGGTGTAAGTGTTTCAGTTAGTGGAGGTATCGGGTTTATTGGATTATTAGCACCTCATTTGGCTCGTCAATTAGTAGGTAGTCGCCATCGTTATTTATTGCCTTTATCAGCTTTAATAGGAAGTTCTTTATTGATTGTTGCGGATACTTTAGGTCGTGTGGTCATCTCTCCAGCTGAAATGCCAGCAGGGATTCTAGTTTCCATTATCGGTGCTCCTTACTTTCTATATATTCTTTCACGTGGAGAAAATTAA